In Populus trichocarpa isolate Nisqually-1 chromosome 12, P.trichocarpa_v4.1, whole genome shotgun sequence, a genomic segment contains:
- the LOC7454559 gene encoding protein transport protein Sec61 subunit gamma-1 → MDAIDSVVDPLREFAKDSVRLVKRCHKPDQKEFTKVATRTAIGFVVMGFVGFFVKLIFIPINNIIVGAS, encoded by the exons ATGGACGCCATAGATTCCGTCGTCGATCCTCTCAGAGAATTCGCTAAAGATAGCGTCCGACTCGTCAAACGCTGCCACAAACCCGATCAAAaag aaTTCACGAAGGTGGCGACTCGTACTGCAATCGGATTCGTGGTTATGGGATTTGTTGGGTTTTTCGTGAAGTTGATTTTTATCCCAATTAATAACATCATCGTTGGTGCTTCTTAG
- the LOC7484476 gene encoding uncharacterized protein LOC7484476 isoform X2: MKERFFTVQDLRMEGQKKKSLLASITKPGVENSRPSSMVVKKAHTVVPAHILAEAISTIRGLDLRWSGPITTTEMQYVEQYVLAKYPQYAGFIGEKVDLSTLCINEEISEPSPDDKNKSPRASPREVSIPSLGSNHPDLDRTQLEPSRLLDILTEKSSFPGSFVSIPEIQAQHKVLRHCGLLDNEYLVLFTQNYKDAMMLVGESYPFFRGKFYMTAIGEEMDYVKEFASYKESKVIPTPETWLDLRIKGSQLSQYFRRKCKHSPKGLFSYPADVHGTRYSMHWVSEAHRNSWHVLLDATALVVGKDRLNLALHRPDFVLCSPDNTPTNPSTITCLLVRKRSFDTTTASS, from the exons ATGAAGGAGAGGTTCTTTACAGTGCAGGATCTAAG GATGGAaggtcaaaagaaaaaatctctTCTTGCATCTATAACCAAACCTGGAGTCGAAAATAGCAGACCAAGCAGTATGGTTGTGAAG AAAGCACATACCGTAGTTCCTGCACATATCTTGGCAGAAGCCATATCGACAATTCGTGGTCTTGACCTCAGATGGTCAGGTCCGATAACAACAACAGAAATGCAATATGTTGAGCAGTATGTCTTGGCGAAATACCCCCAATACGCTGGCTTTATCGGAGAGAAGGTTGATCTATCTACTCTTTGTATCAACGAGGAGATTTCAGAGCCTTCACCTGACGACAAGAATAAGTCACCAAGGGCTAGTCCGAGAGAGGTCTCCATACCATCCTTGGGAAGCAATCACCCTGACTTGGATAGAACCCAGTTAGAGCCATCAAGACTGCTTGATATTCTCACAGAGAAATCCTCATTTCCAGGGAGTTTCGTATCAATACCTGAAATTCAAGCTCAGCACAAAGTTCTGAGGCACTGTGGATTACTCGATAATGAGTATCTTGTCCTATTCACTCAAAACTACAAAGATGCAATGATGTTAGTAGGGGAGAGCTACCCTTTCTTCAGAGGGAAATTCTACATGACTGCTATCGGGGAAGAAATGGATTATGTAAAGGAATTCGCCAGTTACAAGGAATCAAAAGTGATCCCGACGCCAGAGACTTGGTTGGATTTGAGAATCAAGGGATCACAGCTCAGCCAGTATTTTAGAAGGAAGTGTAAGCACAGCCCTAAGGGGCTGTTCTCATACCCAGCTGATGTGCATGGAACTCGTTATTCTATGCATTGGGTATCAGAAGCCCATCGGAACTCATGGCATGTTCTGCTGGACGCAACTGCACTTGTTGTGGGAAAGGATAGGTTGAATCTTGCACTTCACAGGCCTGACTTTGTGCTGTGCAGCCCTGACAATACCCCTACTAATCCTTCAACAATCACATGCCTTCTTGTTAGGAAGAGATCTTTTGATACAACAACAGCTTCTTCTTAG
- the LOC7484477 gene encoding acetolactate synthase 2, chloroplastic: MSNMAAVAAAPSTSTAPIYRPPSPSKAPLPISTLTLTLPSTFNHTKTRSLHISNSLSKPISSTATTSSPTTEKFSFPRFAPDEPRKGADILVEALEREGVTDVFAYPGGASLEIHQALTRSNKIRNVLPRHEQGGVFAAEGYARASGLPGVCIATSGPGATNLVSGLADALLDSVPIVAITGQVPRRMIGTDAFQETPIVEVTRSITKHNYLVLDVDDIPRIIKEAFFLASSGRPGPVLIDIPKDIQQQLAVPNWDVPMKLPGYLSRLPRNPNELHLEQIVRLISESKKPVLYVGGGCLNSSEELRRFVELTGIPVASTLMGLGAFPVGDELSLQMLGMHGTVYANYAVDKSDLLLAFGVRFDDRVTGKLEAFASRAKIVHIDIDSAEIGKNKQPHVSVCGDVKVALQRINKILESRGARGKMDFRAWREELNEQKVKYPLSFKTFGEAIPPQYAIQVLDELTDGNAIISTGVGQHQMWAAQFYKYKRPRQWLTSGGLGAMGFGLPAAIGAAVANPDSIVVDIDGDGSFIMNIQELATIRVENLPVKIMLLNNQHLGMVVQWEDRFYKANRAHTYLGNPSNESEIFPNMLKFAEACGIPAARITRKDDLRAAIQKMLNTPGPYLLDVIVPHQEHVLPMIPSGGAFKDVITEGDGRTKY, encoded by the coding sequence ATGTCCAATATGGCGGCGGTAGCAGCAGCCCCCTCAACCTCCACTGCACCCATCTACAGACCCCCTTCCCCTTCCAAAGCCCCATTACCCATTTCCACACTCACACTCACCCTCCCTTCAACCTTTAACCACACAAAAACCCGCTCTCTCCACATCTCCAACTCCCTCTCCAAACCCATTTCTTCCACCGCAACAACTTCCTCCCCGACAACCGAGAAATTCTCATTTCCCAGATTTGCCCCTGATGAACCCCGAAAAGGCGCTGACATCCTCGTAGAAGCTCTCGAACGCGAAGGTGTAACTGATGTCTTCGCTTACCCTGGGGGGGCCTCCTTGGAGATTCACCAAGCTCTCACAAGATCTAATAAAATCCGAAATGTCTTACCGCGCCACGAGCAAGGAGGTGTCTTCGCTGCTGAAGGCTACGCGCGTGCTTCAGGCTTGCCTGGCGTTTGTATTGCAACGTCAGGTCCTGGCGCCACGAATCTTGTGAGTGGATTGGCTGACGCGCTGCTTGATAGCGTCCCAATAGTGGCCATTACTGGTCAGGTTCCGCGGCGAATGATAGGCACTGATGCGTTTCAAGAAACACCAATTGTTGAGGTAACAAGGTCCATAACCAAACATAATTATTTGGTTCttgatgttgatgatattcCTAGGATTATTAAGGAAGCTTTCTTTTTGGCTTCCTCGGGCAGGCCTGGCCCTGTTTTGATTGATATTCCAAAGGATATACAGCAGCAATTGGCTGTTCCTAATTGGGATGTGCCTATGAAGTTGCCTGGTTACCTGTCGAGGTTGCCAAGGAATCCGAATGAGTTGCATTTAGAGCAGATCGTGAGATTGATTTCGGAGAGTAAGAAGccagttttgtatgtgggtgGAGGGTGTTTGAATTCGAGTGAGGAGTTGAGGAGGTTTGTTGAGTTGACGGGGATTCCTGTCGCGAGTACTTTGATGGGTCTAGGTGCCTTCCCTGTAGGGGATGAGCTGTCTTTGCAAATGCTTGGTATGCATGGAACAGTGTATGCGAATTATGCTGTGGATAAGAGTGATTTGCTGCTTGCTTTTGGTGTGAGGTTTGATGATCGTGTGACAGGAAAGCTTGAGGCTTTTGCAAGTAGGGCAAAGATTGTGCATATTGATATTGATTCGGCTGAGATTGGGAAGAACAAGCAGCCTCATGTGTCGGTTTGTGGGGATGTCAAGGTGGCTTTACAAAGGATCAACAAGATTTTGGAGAGCAGAGGTGCTAGAGGGAAAATGGACTTTAGGGCATGGAGAGAGGAGTTGAATGAGCAGAAAGTGAAGTATCCATTGAGCTTTAAGACTTTTGGAGAAGCAATTCCTCCTCAGTATGCGATTCAGGTTCTTGATGAGTTGACTGATGGGAATGCGATTATAAGTACTGGGGTTGGGCAGCATCAAATGTGGGCTGCTCAGTTTTACAAGTATAAGAGACCAAGGCAGTGGTTGACATCAGGGGGGTTGGGGGCGATGGGTTTTGGATTGCCTGCTGCTATTGGAGCTGCTGTTGCGAATCCTGATTCCATTGTTGTGGACATTGATGGTGATGGAAGCTTCATCATGAATATCCAAGAGTTAGCCACTATTCGTGTGGAGAATCTCCCTGTCAAGATAATGCTTCTGAACAATCAGCATTTGGGCATGGTGGTCCAGTGGGAGGATCGATTCTACAAAGCTAACCGGGCTCACACATATTTGGGTAATCCATCGAACGAGTCTGAGATTTTTCCCAATATGTTGAAGTTTGCAGAAGCTTGTGGAATACCTGCTGCCCGCATCACGAGAAAGGATGATCTTAGAGCAGCAATTCAAAAAATGTTGAACACTCCCGGGCCATACTTATTGGATGTGATTGTGCCCCACCAAGAACATGTCTTGCCTATGATCCCAAGTGGAGGGGCTTTTAAAGATGTGATAACTGAGGGTGATGGAAGAACGAAGTACTGA
- the LOC7484476 gene encoding uncharacterized protein LOC7484476 isoform X1, whose amino-acid sequence MGRNNEGEVLYSAGSKARMEGQKKKSLLASITKPGVENSRPSSMVVKKAHTVVPAHILAEAISTIRGLDLRWSGPITTTEMQYVEQYVLAKYPQYAGFIGEKVDLSTLCINEEISEPSPDDKNKSPRASPREVSIPSLGSNHPDLDRTQLEPSRLLDILTEKSSFPGSFVSIPEIQAQHKVLRHCGLLDNEYLVLFTQNYKDAMMLVGESYPFFRGKFYMTAIGEEMDYVKEFASYKESKVIPTPETWLDLRIKGSQLSQYFRRKCKHSPKGLFSYPADVHGTRYSMHWVSEAHRNSWHVLLDATALVVGKDRLNLALHRPDFVLCSPDNTPTNPSTITCLLVRKRSFDTTTASS is encoded by the exons ATGGGTAGGAACAATGAAGGAGAGGTTCTTTACAGTGCAGGATCTAAG GCCAGGATGGAaggtcaaaagaaaaaatctctTCTTGCATCTATAACCAAACCTGGAGTCGAAAATAGCAGACCAAGCAGTATGGTTGTGAAG AAAGCACATACCGTAGTTCCTGCACATATCTTGGCAGAAGCCATATCGACAATTCGTGGTCTTGACCTCAGATGGTCAGGTCCGATAACAACAACAGAAATGCAATATGTTGAGCAGTATGTCTTGGCGAAATACCCCCAATACGCTGGCTTTATCGGAGAGAAGGTTGATCTATCTACTCTTTGTATCAACGAGGAGATTTCAGAGCCTTCACCTGACGACAAGAATAAGTCACCAAGGGCTAGTCCGAGAGAGGTCTCCATACCATCCTTGGGAAGCAATCACCCTGACTTGGATAGAACCCAGTTAGAGCCATCAAGACTGCTTGATATTCTCACAGAGAAATCCTCATTTCCAGGGAGTTTCGTATCAATACCTGAAATTCAAGCTCAGCACAAAGTTCTGAGGCACTGTGGATTACTCGATAATGAGTATCTTGTCCTATTCACTCAAAACTACAAAGATGCAATGATGTTAGTAGGGGAGAGCTACCCTTTCTTCAGAGGGAAATTCTACATGACTGCTATCGGGGAAGAAATGGATTATGTAAAGGAATTCGCCAGTTACAAGGAATCAAAAGTGATCCCGACGCCAGAGACTTGGTTGGATTTGAGAATCAAGGGATCACAGCTCAGCCAGTATTTTAGAAGGAAGTGTAAGCACAGCCCTAAGGGGCTGTTCTCATACCCAGCTGATGTGCATGGAACTCGTTATTCTATGCATTGGGTATCAGAAGCCCATCGGAACTCATGGCATGTTCTGCTGGACGCAACTGCACTTGTTGTGGGAAAGGATAGGTTGAATCTTGCACTTCACAGGCCTGACTTTGTGCTGTGCAGCCCTGACAATACCCCTACTAATCCTTCAACAATCACATGCCTTCTTGTTAGGAAGAGATCTTTTGATACAACAACAGCTTCTTCTTAG